The proteins below come from a single Deltaproteobacteria bacterium genomic window:
- a CDS encoding 4Fe-4S binding protein, whose amino-acid sequence MTEVCMAFGTGAFFYIDSGLGREISQPEALEILHKAMDDGLVLQPGNGQKVWGFCMCCGCCCGLLKGLKKMKAPASVAHTNFFAQIDPDRCTACGLCADRCPMEAITIDETALVNRGRCIGCGVCGGACDFEAVELCQKDEKDRYIPPVDIVDMKMRIAQERGLI is encoded by the coding sequence ATGACCGAAGTGTGCATGGCCTTCGGGACCGGGGCATTTTTTTACATTGACAGCGGCCTCGGCCGGGAAATTTCCCAGCCGGAGGCCTTGGAAATCCTCCATAAAGCCATGGATGACGGGCTGGTCCTCCAGCCGGGGAATGGTCAGAAGGTCTGGGGTTTTTGTATGTGCTGTGGCTGTTGTTGCGGTCTTCTCAAGGGATTGAAAAAAATGAAGGCGCCGGCTTCAGTGGCCCATACTAATTTTTTTGCCCAGATCGACCCTGACCGTTGCACGGCTTGCGGCCTGTGCGCCGATCGCTGCCCCATGGAGGCCATAACCATTGATGAGACGGCCTTGGTGAACCGGGGTCGATGTATTGGTTGCGGTGTGTGTGGAGGGGCTTGCGACTTTGAAGCCGTCGAACTTTGCCAAAAAGACGAAAAAGATCGTTATATTCCCCCGGTGGACATAGTGGACATGAAAATGCGGATCGCCCAGGAACGGGGTTTGATATAA
- a CDS encoding AMP-binding protein — MGEIIAKGPGVMVGYLNKPKETAETLKDGWLYTGDLGRFDEDGELYIVGRKKDLIIKGGENIDPGVSENLLYKHPAVLEAAVIAIPDTKYGEEVAAAVVLKPGQSATEEELILFLRNAIHHFVAPKRVFLLEALPKTGTGKILKREIREIVKRKL, encoded by the coding sequence GTGGGTGAAATTATCGCCAAAGGCCCCGGGGTCATGGTCGGCTACTTAAACAAGCCCAAGGAAACAGCCGAGACTTTGAAAGACGGCTGGCTTTATACCGGGGACCTGGGCCGCTTTGATGAAGACGGAGAGCTATATATCGTGGGTCGGAAAAAAGACCTGATCATCAAAGGTGGTGAGAATATCGATCCGGGGGTTTCGGAAAACCTTCTTTACAAACATCCTGCAGTCCTGGAGGCCGCGGTCATCGCCATTCCGGATACCAAATATGGGGAAGAAGTGGCGGCGGCTGTTGTCTTGAAACCCGGTCAAAGTGCAACCGAAGAAGAATTGATTCTTTTCTTAAGAAACGCTATCCATCATTTTGTAGCCCCCAAAAGGGTTTTTTTGTTGGAAGCCCTTCCAAAGACGGGAACGGGAAAGATATTAAAGCGGGAAATAAGAGAAATCGTAAAAAGAAAATTATAA
- a CDS encoding AMP-binding protein, whose product MNMAGFEVEGIKRYGEFEQFTYLTDDSKSVLTNVEIDRRARAVAAGLMNLRVRKGDIVGVMVSNILEIPELMNGTMRMGAVFLPIIFMLTPQEVRYILEDARPRILITEEKLWPKMKEALEGNTTVRKIVVIGGEVKDEKPGQVLSYEAFKKQGIDPGEVEDLAADDLAILMYTSGSTGFPKGVMLSHGNLVENMLQGAAVWPSGPGDCFLGVVPMNHIYGVLGFHESCYFGSRLVLVPWFDPQKVLEIITDYRITVAGMVPTMIAMMMPLFNPERHSLKSMKYLVSAGAPLPEELLIQAQDLFGIKIFHGYGCTEAGPTIARQRPDGKFKIGSVGPPVLGLEVKCINQEGKEVRLFRRICGYYL is encoded by the coding sequence ATGAATATGGCTGGTTTTGAGGTTGAGGGCATCAAGCGATATGGGGAGTTTGAGCAGTTCACTTATCTCACGGATGATTCCAAGAGCGTTCTGACTAATGTGGAGATCGACCGGCGAGCCCGGGCCGTAGCCGCAGGTCTCATGAATCTGAGGGTGCGAAAAGGGGATATCGTGGGGGTGATGGTCAGCAATATTTTAGAAATCCCGGAGTTGATGAACGGCACCATGCGGATGGGGGCCGTTTTTCTTCCGATCATATTCATGCTTACCCCGCAGGAAGTCCGCTATATCCTGGAAGATGCCCGTCCCCGGATTCTTATCACCGAAGAGAAGCTCTGGCCCAAAATGAAGGAAGCCCTGGAAGGCAACACGACCGTACGGAAAATAGTGGTCATAGGCGGAGAGGTCAAAGATGAGAAACCCGGACAGGTGTTGTCTTATGAAGCCTTCAAAAAACAAGGCATCGATCCGGGGGAGGTCGAAGACCTGGCAGCCGACGATCTGGCCATCCTGATGTATACCTCCGGCTCTACCGGCTTTCCCAAGGGGGTCATGCTCTCCCACGGCAACCTGGTCGAGAACATGCTTCAAGGTGCGGCCGTCTGGCCCTCCGGACCGGGCGATTGCTTTTTGGGGGTTGTGCCTATGAATCATATTTACGGGGTCTTAGGTTTTCATGAAAGTTGTTATTTCGGCAGCCGCCTGGTCCTGGTCCCCTGGTTTGACCCGCAGAAGGTCCTGGAAATCATCACGGATTACCGGATTACGGTGGCCGGCATGGTTCCGACCATGATTGCCATGATGATGCCCCTTTTTAATCCGGAAAGGCACAGTTTGAAATCCATGAAGTATCTGGTCAGCGCCGGGGCACCTCTTCCCGAAGAGCTGTTGATCCAGGCCCAGGACCTTTTCGGGATCAAAATATTCCACGGCTATGGCTGTACCGAGGCAGGACCGACGATTGCCAGACAGCGGCCGGATGGAAAGTTCAAGATCGGTTCGGTCGGTCCTCCGGTTCTGGGACTGGAGGTAAAATGTATTAATCAAGAAGGCAAAGAAGTCCGGCTCTTCCGCAGAATCTGTGGGTACTATTTATAA
- a CDS encoding Zn-ribbon domain-containing OB-fold protein, translated as MQDGKNQELLTLNSGDLAMPYEWSIGLYGSRFFQEIREKRRFLGIRCPKCQKVLVPPRRICGPCFQKLDELVELSDQGTIKAFSVVNYPFIDPATGRQRPIPYTYGYINLDGSDNIFSHLINEIDESKIKVGMKVRAVFKDQAEMEGNIQDIRYFEIIR; from the coding sequence ATGCAGGATGGAAAAAATCAAGAACTGTTGACCCTGAATTCAGGGGACCTGGCCATGCCCTATGAATGGTCCATCGGATTATACGGCAGCCGCTTCTTTCAGGAGATCCGGGAGAAGAGACGATTTTTGGGGATTCGCTGCCCAAAATGCCAAAAGGTTTTAGTCCCGCCCCGGCGGATCTGCGGCCCCTGTTTTCAGAAGCTGGATGAATTGGTGGAACTCTCCGATCAGGGAACGATCAAAGCCTTTTCCGTGGTCAACTATCCTTTTATCGATCCGGCAACGGGCCGGCAAAGACCGATCCCCTATACCTACGGCTATATCAACCTCGACGGTTCGGACAACATCTTTTCCCATCTGATCAATGAGATTGATGAAAGCAAAATCAAGGTCGGAATGAAGGTTCGGGCAGTTTTTAAAGACCAGGCCGAGATGGAAGGAAACATTCAGGATATCCGATATTTCGAGATCATTCGGTAA
- a CDS encoding thiolase family protein, with protein MARRVAIVGTGQTHHRSHRLDVNGRELIHEAVERALKDCELTIRDIDAIVIGNMDHFESINYVDTWSVEGSGGYMKPIMKVTTGGTTGTSVAIAAYYHVASGLFDKVLAIGWEKNSESDTTGAIITCSDPVWDRFSYSGAIPSLATEASAYMEQYGATQEDAARVAVRERTHAMNNPYAQLHGRPITIKDVMESAMLAYPIKLLDVCPRTDGACAVVFAAEGTAERIAPKPAWIKACAVRHAATWFGDVDYNTGLLSLKRASLEVYEKAGIRHPVEELDVAELYLPYSYAGLKWIEVLGFCGPGEGPKFIWEGHSDMGGKLPINPSGGVMSTNCIGATALLRTAEAALQIMGKGDKRQVPDVKTALATGFGGCWWSDAIIMSSKKP; from the coding sequence ATGGCCAGACGGGTAGCTATCGTAGGGACGGGTCAGACCCATCATCGCAGCCACAGGCTGGATGTCAACGGCCGGGAGTTGATCCATGAGGCCGTAGAGAGGGCCTTAAAGGACTGCGAATTGACCATCAGGGATATCGATGCCATCGTTATCGGCAATATGGATCATTTCGAATCGATCAATTATGTGGACACCTGGAGTGTTGAGGGCTCGGGCGGGTATATGAAGCCGATCATGAAGGTGACCACCGGAGGAACCACCGGCACATCGGTGGCCATCGCGGCCTACTACCATGTGGCCTCCGGTCTTTTCGATAAGGTGTTGGCCATCGGCTGGGAGAAGAATTCCGAAAGCGATACCACCGGGGCCATCATCACCTGCAGTGATCCGGTCTGGGACCGATTCTCCTATTCGGGGGCCATCCCCAGCCTGGCAACGGAGGCCTCGGCCTACATGGAGCAATACGGGGCCACCCAGGAAGATGCAGCCAGGGTGGCTGTCCGGGAACGGACCCACGCCATGAACAACCCCTATGCCCAGCTTCATGGCCGGCCCATCACCATCAAGGACGTCATGGAATCGGCTATGCTGGCCTATCCGATCAAGCTCTTAGACGTCTGTCCCCGGACGGACGGGGCCTGTGCCGTGGTCTTTGCCGCTGAAGGAACGGCCGAAAGGATCGCCCCCAAACCGGCCTGGATCAAGGCCTGTGCCGTGCGCCATGCCGCCACCTGGTTCGGGGACGTAGACTACAACACCGGTCTCCTTTCGCTTAAGAGGGCCTCCCTGGAGGTTTATGAAAAGGCCGGCATCCGCCATCCGGTGGAGGAACTGGATGTGGCCGAGCTCTATCTTCCTTATTCCTATGCCGGGCTCAAGTGGATTGAGGTACTCGGTTTCTGCGGACCCGGAGAAGGTCCGAAATTTATCTGGGAGGGCCATTCCGATATGGGCGGCAAGCTGCCCATCAATCCTTCCGGAGGGGTCATGAGCACCAATTGTATCGGGGCCACGGCCCTTTTGAGGACGGCCGAAGCCGCCCTGCAGATCATGGGCAAGGGGGATAAACGCCAGGTTCCGGATGTAAAAACAGCCCTGGCCACGGGCTTCGGTGGGTGCTGGTGGTCCGATGCCATTATCATGAGCAGTAAGAAACCATAG
- a CDS encoding thiolase family protein encodes MERIAIVGVGQTKYERRKKGEIFYDLVYEVTVKAMEDAGFTLNDIDNVITISNDFWDGRTISCMAVQEAAGAHDKNVSTVEGDGTFGAFYGAMRVLGGFGTTLVVAHSKGSEGDPRFITNGMFDPIYHRPLGIEVLSASALQANVYMEKYGVTEEQFAQVSVKNHGNARKNPLAQLPMNITVEDVMRSRKIADPLKLLDCSPISDGAAAIIIANEERARKAHKKPVWIKGIAHCSEAYFLGDRDLADPIALKEAAKKAYAMAGIRDPLKEIDVVELYDAFSYMEPLWLEGLGFCGPGEGGRMIEKKISTMEGSLPVNPSGGVLSAHPVLAAGLARIIEGVLQIRGEAGEHQIDGVKTALAQGINGPCGQSHCIWIMGRDQ; translated from the coding sequence ATGGAAAGAATAGCCATCGTCGGCGTGGGACAGACCAAGTATGAGCGGAGAAAAAAGGGCGAGATCTTTTATGACCTGGTCTACGAAGTGACTGTAAAGGCTATGGAGGATGCGGGCTTTACGCTTAATGACATCGACAACGTCATCACCATATCCAACGATTTCTGGGACGGCCGGACCATCTCCTGCATGGCCGTGCAGGAGGCGGCCGGGGCCCATGATAAAAATGTTTCCACCGTGGAAGGGGACGGCACCTTCGGCGCTTTTTACGGGGCCATGAGGGTCCTGGGCGGTTTCGGGACGACCCTGGTGGTGGCCCATTCCAAGGGGAGCGAAGGGGACCCCCGGTTCATTACCAACGGCATGTTTGATCCCATTTATCATCGTCCCCTGGGGATCGAGGTCCTCAGCGCCTCGGCCCTTCAGGCCAATGTCTATATGGAAAAATATGGGGTGACAGAGGAGCAATTTGCCCAGGTTTCAGTCAAGAATCACGGCAATGCCAGAAAAAATCCCCTGGCCCAACTCCCCATGAATATCACCGTGGAAGATGTTATGCGGTCGCGGAAAATCGCTGACCCGCTCAAACTCCTCGATTGCAGTCCCATAAGCGACGGGGCCGCGGCCATCATCATCGCCAATGAAGAGAGGGCGAGAAAAGCACATAAGAAGCCCGTGTGGATCAAAGGCATAGCCCATTGCTCCGAGGCCTACTTTTTAGGAGACCGCGATCTGGCCGACCCGATAGCCCTTAAGGAAGCGGCTAAAAAGGCTTACGCCATGGCCGGCATCCGTGATCCCTTAAAAGAAATCGATGTGGTCGAGCTTTACGATGCCTTCAGTTACATGGAACCCCTCTGGCTGGAAGGCCTGGGATTTTGCGGGCCCGGAGAAGGGGGCCGCATGATTGAAAAGAAGATCTCGACCATGGAGGGATCGCTTCCGGTCAATCCTTCCGGAGGCGTTCTGTCGGCCCACCCGGTCCTCGCGGCCGGACTGGCCCGGATCATCGAGGGCGTGCTCCAGATCCGCGGAGAGGCCGGAGAGCATCAAATCGACGGCGTAAAAACCGCCCTGGCTCAGGGCATCAACGGCCCATGCGGTCAAAGCCATTGCATCTGGATCATGGGCAGGGATCAATAA
- a CDS encoding Zn-ribbon domain-containing OB-fold protein: protein MSNWIERVEPLTLKGQIKVPYTWSVGEVGSRFLVSLRDDQKIIGNRCSECKTVFVPPRMNCGKCFKRITDWVDLSPEGKVEAFTIVRFAYPLQPTEPPYAYALIKLDGADVGFLHIIKGDLDRLKKEVRVKAKFAGKRTGHIRDIEGFSIV, encoded by the coding sequence ATGTCAAATTGGATTGAACGAGTGGAACCCTTGACCCTCAAGGGACAGATCAAGGTCCCCTACACCTGGTCGGTCGGCGAGGTGGGGAGCCGCTTTTTAGTGTCGCTGCGGGATGATCAAAAAATTATCGGAAACCGCTGCAGCGAATGCAAGACCGTCTTTGTGCCTCCCCGTATGAATTGCGGTAAGTGTTTTAAGCGTATAACCGATTGGGTGGATCTGAGTCCGGAAGGGAAAGTTGAGGCATTCACCATCGTCCGTTTTGCCTATCCGCTGCAACCGACGGAACCGCCCTATGCCTATGCTTTGATCAAATTAGATGGGGCCGACGTTGGTTTCTTGCACATCATCAAAGGGGACCTGGACCGTTTGAAAAAAGAGGTTCGGGTGAAGGCTAAATTCGCCGGGAAGCGCACCGGCCATATCAGGGATATAGAGGGATTTTCCATTGTTTAG
- a CDS encoding thiolase family protein, with the protein MNSNDVVIVSAVRTPFGRFDGVLKTILSMDLGVMVLQEVVRRINLDPGQVDEMYYGTCIPAEYAIYTNVPARQITLLAGFPENNISLTIDRACCSSMTALRLGYRAIKSGDAQIVIASGAENMANAGLIASAAKARWGVRLGPLELEDVLYELGYGRKGFAPVATDAGQVAVEYGVTREMQDEWAIDSHQKYFRAYKEGKFKIGEELMKIEIPQKKAPIILDRDESPRDNLSPEKMAALKTVYGSPTVTAGNAPGLNSGASAVVLMSRQKAESLGLKPMAQILACEAGAGTPKYMACVPAQTIDKMFARTNHTIDEMDLIEINEAFAAVTLVSLKELARGDGGKWRALQDKTNVNGGAVAIGHPVGASGARITMTMMYELMRRGGGMGVAAICGGLSQGEAILIKV; encoded by the coding sequence ATGAATTCGAATGATGTGGTTATTGTCAGTGCGGTAAGGACACCCTTCGGCCGTTTTGACGGTGTACTCAAAACGATTTTGAGTATGGACCTGGGTGTCATGGTCCTGCAGGAAGTGGTTCGCCGAATCAATCTCGATCCGGGACAGGTGGACGAGATGTACTACGGCACCTGCATTCCCGCCGAATATGCCATCTATACTAATGTGCCGGCCAGGCAGATTACCCTTTTGGCCGGGTTCCCGGAAAATAATATTTCGCTGACCATCGACCGGGCCTGCTGTTCCTCTATGACGGCCCTGCGCCTGGGCTACCGGGCCATCAAATCGGGCGATGCCCAAATTGTTATTGCCTCCGGTGCAGAAAACATGGCCAATGCCGGACTCATCGCCAGTGCGGCCAAGGCCCGCTGGGGTGTGCGCCTGGGACCTCTGGAACTGGAAGATGTTCTCTATGAACTCGGGTACGGCAGAAAAGGCTTTGCCCCAGTGGCCACCGATGCCGGCCAGGTGGCCGTTGAATACGGGGTGACCCGGGAAATGCAGGATGAATGGGCCATAGACAGCCATCAAAAATATTTCCGTGCTTATAAAGAGGGGAAGTTTAAAATCGGTGAAGAACTGATGAAAATCGAAATTCCCCAAAAGAAGGCCCCCATTATCCTCGACCGCGATGAATCGCCCCGGGATAATCTGAGCCCGGAGAAAATGGCTGCTTTAAAGACCGTTTACGGCAGTCCTACCGTTACCGCCGGTAATGCCCCGGGATTAAACTCCGGGGCCTCCGCCGTAGTCCTTATGAGCCGGCAGAAGGCCGAGTCCCTGGGGCTTAAGCCCATGGCCCAGATCCTGGCCTGTGAGGCTGGCGCCGGAACCCCTAAGTACATGGCCTGCGTCCCGGCCCAGACCATCGATAAGATGTTTGCCAGGACCAATCACACCATCGACGAAATGGACCTGATCGAGATCAACGAAGCCTTTGCCGCCGTGACCCTGGTTTCGCTCAAGGAATTGGCCAGGGGGGATGGGGGGAAATGGCGGGCCTTGCAGGACAAAACCAATGTCAACGGCGGTGCCGTGGCCATCGGCCATCCGGTGGGGGCCAGCGGTGCCCGGATTACCATGACCATGATGTACGAACTGATGCGGCGAGGCGGCGGTATGGGTGTGGCGGCCATCTGCGGAGGGCTCTCCCAGGGAGAGGCCATATTGATTAAGGTGTAG
- a CDS encoding Zn-ribbon domain-containing OB-fold protein, whose protein sequence is MEDAKTYPPFEVKQRLKANSLYYAGKMGSLFYVNLRDHKVIVGVRCPKCNKVFWPPRSTCGHCFSELTEVVEIGPMGTVESYTQVTYSEPIHPRPAPFVYGVIKLDGADTGITHFIAETDYEKIHIGMRVKPVFAEERKGNILDIRYFKPI, encoded by the coding sequence ATGGAAGATGCCAAAACTTATCCCCCCTTTGAAGTCAAGCAACGCCTGAAGGCCAACAGCCTGTACTATGCCGGGAAAATGGGGAGTCTCTTTTATGTCAATCTTCGGGACCATAAGGTCATTGTGGGGGTCCGTTGCCCCAAATGCAACAAGGTCTTCTGGCCTCCGAGGTCCACCTGCGGACATTGTTTTTCGGAATTGACTGAGGTGGTGGAGATCGGCCCCATGGGAACGGTCGAGTCCTATACGCAGGTGACCTACTCGGAACCCATCCATCCCCGCCCAGCACCCTTTGTCTACGGGGTCATCAAACTGGACGGTGCCGATACGGGCATCACCCATTTTATCGCCGAGACGGATTATGAAAAAATCCATATCGGGATGCGGGTAAAACCGGTTTTTGCCGAGGAGCGAAAAGGAAACATATTGGATATCAGGTATTTTAAACCGATTTGA
- a CDS encoding Zn-ribbon domain-containing OB-fold protein, whose amino-acid sequence MIKKTDEQISIPMVVDVPFEFAAGQYLSRALTELRDNGKFFGVKCPKCGRVQLPPRIVCAECHVKNEEWVELGLEGKLKAFTIMYLPLTDPTTGKPHNPPFVYGSVQLDGATSVLDHLVSMEPDLDKIWVGMRLRIILRPPQERIGDLSDILYFEPLPGQKKPA is encoded by the coding sequence ATGATAAAAAAGACCGACGAGCAGATTTCCATTCCCATGGTTGTGGATGTCCCTTTCGAGTTTGCGGCCGGACAGTACCTGTCCCGGGCTTTGACGGAGCTTAGGGACAACGGGAAATTTTTCGGGGTAAAATGCCCGAAATGCGGACGGGTCCAGTTGCCCCCCAGGATTGTGTGTGCCGAATGCCATGTCAAGAATGAAGAATGGGTGGAACTCGGACTGGAAGGTAAATTGAAGGCCTTTACCATTATGTATCTGCCCCTCACCGATCCGACCACCGGCAAGCCGCACAACCCGCCTTTTGTTTACGGCTCCGTGCAGTTGGATGGGGCCACCTCGGTACTGGACCACTTAGTCAGCATGGAACCCGATTTGGATAAAATCTGGGTGGGGATGCGTTTAAGAATTATTTTGCGGCCCCCACAGGAGAGGATCGGTGATCTAAGCGACATCTTGTATTTCGAACCTCTGCCGGGGCAGAAGAAACCCGCGTAG
- a CDS encoding thiolase family protein, whose amino-acid sequence MKRNVAIIGGGQTYHKARRHDVDQAELVNEAVRAALADADMTIDEIDLVLLGNMEFFEGVHMTDCWLVHGTGAYGRPGLKITTGGTVGATMVCAGIHHVASGLFDKVLCIGFEKQEEGDTGAILSGVAHPLWGRSMAGAAVGYFAMMGSSYMAAWGAKEEHSAMVAVKARQNARKNKYAHLKLDITIEDALNSRMLSYPIRMLDMCPASNGACAVILADEKTAQKRSKKPVWFRAMDTAHNEQFELDWRDVKTERPIFSKVCASRMYKKLGVTNPAEHFDVFEIYEPATWAELVWYEDLGLCGPGEGFKMIEKGMTNIDGPIPVNPSGGVLSTNCIGASAMLRIWEAALQIRGDAGEHQVPKEVRRAFTTAYGGTNWTVMTALSKTLDD is encoded by the coding sequence ATGAAAAGAAATGTAGCCATCATCGGAGGAGGCCAGACCTATCACAAGGCCCGACGTCACGATGTGGATCAGGCGGAATTAGTCAACGAGGCTGTCCGGGCGGCCCTGGCGGATGCCGACATGACGATAGACGAGATCGACCTGGTCTTGCTCGGCAATATGGAATTCTTCGAAGGGGTCCACATGACCGATTGCTGGCTGGTCCACGGGACAGGCGCTTATGGTCGGCCAGGTCTCAAGATCACCACCGGCGGCACCGTGGGGGCCACCATGGTCTGCGCCGGGATCCATCATGTGGCCAGCGGTCTTTTCGACAAGGTCCTGTGCATCGGTTTTGAAAAACAGGAAGAAGGCGATACCGGCGCCATCTTAAGCGGCGTGGCCCATCCCTTGTGGGGACGGTCCATGGCCGGTGCGGCGGTAGGCTATTTCGCCATGATGGGGTCTTCCTATATGGCGGCCTGGGGGGCCAAAGAGGAACACTCGGCTATGGTGGCCGTCAAGGCCAGGCAGAATGCCCGGAAGAATAAATACGCCCATCTCAAATTAGACATTACCATAGAAGATGCCTTGAATTCGCGGATGCTTTCTTATCCGATCCGGATGCTCGACATGTGTCCAGCTTCCAACGGGGCCTGTGCCGTCATCCTGGCTGATGAAAAAACGGCCCAAAAGCGCAGTAAAAAGCCGGTCTGGTTCCGGGCCATGGATACGGCCCATAACGAACAATTCGAACTGGACTGGCGGGACGTTAAAACCGAGCGGCCTATTTTTTCCAAGGTCTGCGCCTCCCGGATGTATAAAAAACTGGGGGTCACCAACCCGGCGGAGCATTTTGACGTCTTTGAGATTTATGAGCCGGCCACCTGGGCCGAACTGGTCTGGTATGAGGACCTGGGGCTTTGCGGTCCGGGAGAAGGTTTCAAGATGATTGAAAAGGGGATGACCAATATAGACGGCCCCATTCCGGTGAATCCCTCCGGCGGGGTGTTATCGACCAACTGTATCGGTGCCTCGGCCATGCTGCGCATCTGGGAGGCGGCCCTGCAGATCCGGGGCGATGCCGGGGAACACCAGGTGCCCAAAGAGGTCCGGAGGGCCTTTACCACGGCCTACGGCGGAACGAACTGGACCGTCATGACCGCTTTATCGAAGACCCTGGACGATTGA
- a CDS encoding thiolase family protein: MVDKVAVVAVAQTRFAPKRAEVNYAEMAYEVIKQVLNDTGLDLGKDIDNKISCSHDIWDGQTISDIGITDVIGGHLGNEEKMAMDGSTAVFYGTIGILSGEYEVTLLLAHTKMSQTNRNVVNNVAFEPIYSRLLGLDFTSAGALQARRYMYKYGITREQVSQVVVKNLSNARLNPVAHRAGEVTVAGVMSSPLLASPLHVLDVAPDTDGAVAMILASEKRAREITDKPVWVKGMGVCYDAHYLGDRDLADCMALEKAAAQAYRMAGLKKPTRDIDVVELGDEFSYQELLWLEGLGLCDRGEAGRMIDSGLTALKGKMPVNPSGGLLGGVPANVAGLNRVAEAVLQLRGEAGEHQVKSPRIAVAQGHSGFCGQHQCVIVLGS, from the coding sequence ATGGTAGACAAGGTGGCCGTTGTGGCCGTGGCTCAAACCCGATTTGCGCCTAAACGGGCCGAAGTAAACTATGCCGAAATGGCTTATGAGGTAATCAAGCAGGTCCTTAACGACACGGGATTGGATCTCGGTAAAGACATCGATAACAAAATCAGTTGCTCTCATGATATCTGGGACGGTCAGACTATTTCGGATATCGGGATCACCGACGTGATCGGCGGACATTTGGGCAATGAAGAGAAGATGGCCATGGATGGATCGACCGCGGTTTTTTACGGGACCATCGGTATCCTTTCCGGGGAATACGAGGTGACCCTTCTTTTGGCCCATACCAAGATGTCCCAAACCAATCGCAACGTCGTCAATAATGTGGCCTTCGAGCCCATCTATTCAAGGTTGCTGGGCCTGGATTTTACCTCGGCCGGGGCCTTGCAGGCCAGGCGTTATATGTACAAATACGGGATCACCCGGGAGCAGGTATCCCAGGTGGTGGTGAAAAATCTCTCCAATGCCCGGTTGAACCCGGTGGCCCATCGGGCCGGGGAGGTTACCGTGGCCGGGGTCATGAGCTCGCCCCTGCTGGCTTCCCCCCTCCATGTGCTCGACGTGGCCCCTGATACGGACGGTGCCGTGGCCATGATCCTGGCCTCGGAGAAAAGGGCCCGGGAAATTACCGATAAGCCGGTCTGGGTCAAAGGAATGGGGGTTTGTTATGACGCCCATTATTTGGGAGACCGGGACCTGGCGGATTGTATGGCCTTGGAGAAGGCAGCGGCCCAGGCTTACCGTATGGCCGGCCTTAAGAAGCCGACGCGGGATATCGATGTGGTCGAGTTAGGGGATGAATTTTCCTACCAGGAACTCCTCTGGCTGGAAGGGTTGGGGCTGTGCGACCGCGGAGAGGCCGGACGAATGATCGATTCCGGTCTGACGGCCCTCAAAGGGAAAATGCCGGTCAATCCTTCCGGGGGGCTGTTGGGCGGTGTGCCGGCCAATGTGGCCGGACTCAACCGGGTGGCCGAAGCGGTCCTCCAGTTAAGGGGGGAAGCCGGGGAACACCAGGTCAAGAGTCCCAGAATTGCCGTCGCCCAGGGACACAGCGGCTTTTGCGGCCAGCATCAGTGTGTGATTGTGTTGGGGAGTTGA